A region from the Lentimonas sp. CC4 genome encodes:
- a CDS encoding sulfatase-like hydrolase/transferase produces MKNRNLISLLKIGALAALLPLSLFGDAQPAVVSAPAVSLSKPNIVFLMTDDQRWDTFGCYGRPEFKTVTIDRLASEGVIFDKAYHAVAICMPSRVSIMTGRYFASHNSGFTYPHDTPVSSEDLADTYHARLKASGYRSGFIGKFGFYIEGGDKLAIAELKKHFDYFDANRGHTNFGGGRWAETPETFDNLSKGRARTERTLKKGDSMIRFLETQPADQPFILSISFDAVKNDRDQDMHVPDKALFEKTEMTVPANWVEGANKKLPEVVQKNARGYKLHLQRTSTPELYQTLARRFAAQGVTVDTQVARLIEKLKEMKVLDNTVIIYTSDNGRQHGSQGIYDKCLLFEESIKAPLIIWDGRVAGEGKGKRVDPLVSSTDYAPTILTLAGVKVPAKMQGKSLTGILDGTEDLSQWRDANFIENLFIQEVHSAGVVAQRAGKTADFEAINKDIIAKNRSYRSRGVVTKRFKYFSYYEHNPQVEELYDLEADPNEQNNLIANPEYATILSNLRQQTETLHTQATAKP; encoded by the coding sequence GTGAAAAATCGAAACCTTATATCTCTTCTAAAAATCGGTGCACTGGCCGCGTTGCTGCCCTTGTCATTGTTTGGAGACGCTCAGCCAGCTGTGGTGAGCGCGCCTGCGGTGAGCTTGTCGAAACCAAACATTGTGTTCCTGATGACCGATGACCAGCGATGGGACACGTTTGGTTGCTACGGTCGCCCTGAGTTTAAGACGGTAACGATTGATCGATTGGCGTCAGAGGGGGTCATTTTTGATAAGGCTTATCATGCGGTAGCGATCTGTATGCCGAGTCGGGTGAGCATCATGACTGGTCGATACTTCGCGAGCCATAACAGTGGCTTTACCTACCCGCATGACACGCCGGTTTCTAGCGAAGACTTGGCTGATACTTATCATGCTCGACTGAAGGCATCGGGGTATCGCAGTGGTTTTATCGGTAAGTTCGGCTTTTACATAGAGGGTGGTGACAAGCTCGCTATAGCGGAATTAAAAAAGCACTTTGACTACTTTGATGCAAATAGAGGACATACGAACTTTGGTGGTGGTCGCTGGGCCGAGACTCCTGAGACCTTTGACAATTTATCAAAAGGCCGAGCGCGCACAGAGCGCACCCTTAAAAAAGGGGACTCCATGATCCGCTTCCTCGAAACGCAGCCAGCAGATCAGCCGTTTATTCTCTCGATCAGCTTTGATGCGGTCAAGAATGACAGAGATCAAGACATGCACGTTCCAGATAAGGCGCTCTTCGAGAAGACGGAAATGACCGTCCCTGCTAACTGGGTCGAAGGAGCTAACAAAAAGCTGCCTGAGGTCGTCCAGAAAAATGCGAGGGGCTATAAACTCCACCTCCAGAGAACGAGCACCCCGGAACTCTACCAGACCCTCGCAAGACGCTTCGCGGCGCAAGGTGTGACCGTCGATACCCAAGTGGCAAGATTGATTGAGAAGCTCAAAGAGATGAAGGTGCTCGATAACACGGTTATTATTTACACCAGTGATAATGGTCGGCAGCATGGTTCCCAAGGGATCTATGATAAGTGTTTGCTCTTCGAAGAGTCGATTAAAGCGCCCTTAATCATCTGGGATGGACGTGTGGCAGGTGAAGGAAAAGGGAAGCGTGTAGATCCTCTCGTTTCCTCTACCGATTATGCGCCAACCATCCTGACCCTAGCAGGAGTGAAAGTGCCTGCCAAGATGCAGGGGAAAAGCTTAACGGGGATTCTTGATGGGACGGAAGACCTGAGCCAATGGCGTGACGCGAATTTTATCGAGAACCTGTTCATTCAAGAGGTTCATTCGGCTGGAGTCGTGGCTCAGAGGGCTGGAAAAACAGCTGATTTTGAAGCGATCAATAAGGATATTATAGCGAAGAACCGTTCTTACCGGAGTCGTGGGGTAGTCACCAAGCGTTTCAAATACTTTAGCTACTACGAACACAATCCTCAAGTAGAGGAGCTCTATGATTTGGAGGCGGATCCTAACGAACAGAACAACCTCATTGCGAATCCAGAATACGCGACTATTCTATCTAATCTGCGCCAGCAGACTGAGACGCTCCATACTCAAGCCACAGCAAAACCTTAA
- a CDS encoding glycoside hydrolase family 95-like protein — MKDWIKKSILLMVIFSASSLSAEVKSDVDWPEFIARHDLVWTEMPQAWHDGPFMGNGMLGSMLHQMDDHTLRISLGRSDVEDNKKKGAPFITKSRLPNGYFTLKTIGKITGFEGRLDLYNAEARGRILTDKGAIDLQALVHSDDMLILYRLQPSGGEATIALDFVPLRAIAPARLQAEIMVAEQGDKAHSSRQGWAAAPYEYNPDPVLTKIDGYSVSKQALVVGGEIGTAWSVKSQPNGGTELRVSIEHSSPEATATQDAVNHLKAVVDESWESLVTRHRVWWHDYYPQSFLSLSDTEMESFYWIQVYKFGSGARQGRAYMDVMGPWMVENTAWANGWFDLNTQLSYWFLSTANRLEVAESLFTKMDESFDTFVANMPAKYKGQAAATGSISPQTFDSPLGERLGFMGDFTWLCHNYWMFLERTMDEERVQEKYFPLLTKAVNYYVFNMYEGEDGRIHLPNTKSPEYGGGIDCTYNLSLFRWGCQTLIQIDERYGINDPLLPKWKDIVARLADYPTDENGLMVAADFPFAKPHRHYSHLLAIHPLNTLHMEQPENQELIQKSVDHWTSYFDRGLTGYAYTGGASMAALQGDAERAAKYLDMFMRMHELNPKNATRIHRTTMYTETGRIQPVTETPFSLCDSMQLMVLQTWNGTIRVFPAVPEVWQDVVFDQFLAPGGFEISASRKDGVTQFVSIKSNAGEPCFLKLDFQPKRVEGIAKSAVTRLPDGRFEVAMQAGDQAIFYADHVDVAQVAPVNALPENCNSFGLN, encoded by the coding sequence ATGAAAGATTGGATAAAAAAAAGCATCCTCTTGATGGTTATCTTCAGTGCCTCATCGCTCTCCGCCGAAGTGAAGTCCGACGTGGATTGGCCAGAGTTTATCGCTCGCCATGATCTGGTCTGGACGGAAATGCCACAGGCTTGGCATGATGGCCCCTTTATGGGCAATGGCATGTTAGGGTCGATGTTGCACCAGATGGACGATCATACCCTACGTATTAGCCTAGGTCGCAGTGATGTTGAGGATAATAAGAAAAAGGGAGCGCCTTTCATTACAAAGTCTCGGCTCCCGAATGGTTATTTCACACTGAAGACGATCGGCAAGATCACTGGTTTTGAAGGCCGACTCGATCTCTATAACGCAGAAGCACGTGGCCGAATCTTAACCGATAAGGGAGCCATTGATCTACAAGCCTTGGTGCACAGTGATGACATGCTGATTCTCTACCGCTTGCAGCCGAGTGGAGGCGAAGCGACGATTGCACTCGATTTCGTGCCGCTCAGAGCCATCGCTCCCGCGCGCCTACAGGCAGAAATTATGGTCGCGGAACAAGGGGATAAGGCGCACTCGTCACGTCAGGGTTGGGCAGCGGCACCTTACGAATACAATCCGGACCCTGTCCTGACGAAGATCGACGGCTATTCGGTTTCCAAGCAGGCGCTCGTTGTCGGCGGAGAGATCGGCACGGCATGGTCGGTCAAGTCTCAGCCGAATGGTGGCACGGAGCTGCGTGTCTCGATCGAACACAGCTCGCCTGAAGCGACCGCGACACAAGACGCGGTCAATCATTTGAAAGCGGTGGTGGATGAATCGTGGGAAAGCCTCGTGACGCGTCACCGAGTCTGGTGGCACGACTACTACCCGCAAAGCTTTCTGAGTCTCAGTGATACCGAGATGGAGAGTTTCTATTGGATTCAGGTCTACAAATTCGGATCTGGTGCGCGTCAAGGGCGTGCGTATATGGATGTGATGGGGCCGTGGATGGTGGAGAACACCGCTTGGGCCAATGGTTGGTTTGATTTGAATACACAGCTTTCTTACTGGTTCTTATCCACTGCCAACCGTCTCGAAGTCGCCGAAAGTCTCTTCACCAAGATGGATGAGTCCTTTGATACGTTTGTCGCCAATATGCCTGCGAAATACAAAGGGCAGGCAGCTGCGACTGGTTCGATTTCTCCTCAGACCTTTGATAGTCCACTGGGCGAACGCCTGGGGTTCATGGGTGACTTTACTTGGCTCTGCCATAATTACTGGATGTTCTTAGAGCGCACAATGGACGAAGAGCGTGTGCAGGAGAAATATTTCCCGTTGCTTACGAAAGCGGTGAATTACTACGTTTTTAATATGTATGAGGGCGAGGATGGTCGTATCCATCTACCAAATACAAAATCACCCGAATACGGTGGCGGTATCGATTGCACCTACAATCTGTCGCTCTTCCGATGGGGGTGCCAAACCTTGATTCAAATCGACGAGCGCTATGGCATCAATGACCCGCTTTTGCCGAAATGGAAAGATATCGTGGCTCGGTTGGCAGACTATCCGACGGACGAGAATGGGCTCATGGTTGCGGCAGATTTTCCTTTTGCCAAGCCGCACCGTCACTATTCGCACTTACTCGCGATTCATCCACTGAACACATTGCACATGGAGCAGCCAGAGAATCAGGAGTTGATTCAGAAGTCGGTGGATCATTGGACGAGTTACTTCGACCGCGGCTTAACTGGCTACGCCTATACGGGAGGGGCTTCGATGGCCGCACTGCAAGGCGATGCTGAGCGTGCTGCTAAGTATTTGGATATGTTTATGCGCATGCATGAGCTCAACCCAAAGAATGCCACGCGCATCCACCGCACCACGATGTATACTGAAACGGGACGGATTCAGCCAGTGACAGAGACGCCGTTTTCGCTCTGCGATTCGATGCAGCTAATGGTGCTGCAAACCTGGAATGGAACCATTCGAGTCTTTCCAGCGGTTCCGGAGGTCTGGCAGGATGTCGTCTTCGATCAGTTCCTCGCACCCGGCGGATTTGAGATCAGTGCCAGTCGTAAGGACGGAGTCACTCAATTTGTTTCGATCAAAAGTAATGCCGGCGAGCCGTGTTTCCTGAAGTTGGACTTCCAGCCTAAACGTGTGGAAGGCATCGCGAAGTCCGCCGTCACGCGTCTGCCGGATGGTCGTTTCGAAGTGGCGATGCAAGCAGGAGACCAGGCGATTTTCTACGCGGATCATGTCGATGTGGCACAGGTCGCACCCGTCAACGCCTTGCCAGAGAACTGTAACAGCTTCGGATTGAATTAA
- a CDS encoding sulfatase-like hydrolase/transferase, with translation MKNTSLRTTAVLLCSFVFATVTLAADRAPAQGLPAQSSSKVSKPNVVFILTDDQRFDSMGLTGNTVTETPHLDQLAQEGVFFSQAFVTSPICGPSRANIFTSQWERKNRIGFTSVSNNYVSQEAFENSFLMQMKQAGYSTAFIGKHHTKIVDRSNKPLKKAIDFCYYGEGHLGFHPAKKRKIFSNLKHESQTEALFEAFQAYLNSDNDYAYFYENADASIKEQLQPRDADKPFCAWINLNLPHQSSLGGMGSKPGDPEFYSTRYKQNQFQVPEGYPNNLTLPANVITREEQPGYYKFNENSLRGSLLKTARAVYGIDQMVGNLRAMLEEMHLAENTIIVVFSDNGLLYGEHGLGGKTMLYEESVHVPLIVYSPFLPEGKRGQQRTDLVVGQDIPATLLDMVGIDVPNTYQGVSMVPLIEGQEVDWRQDVFLENLFTDQGYARQDSVRSERYKYIRYYSKEADRKQYLPDGIAGEAPIYEELFDLESDPKELRNLASNPEFASILQAQRARCDELVTELKR, from the coding sequence ATGAAAAACACCTCACTTAGAACGACAGCCGTGCTGCTTTGTTCGTTTGTTTTTGCTACGGTTACTCTCGCAGCTGATCGAGCACCTGCCCAGGGCCTGCCCGCCCAGAGCTCGTCGAAGGTGTCGAAACCAAACGTCGTGTTCATCCTCACGGACGATCAACGTTTCGACTCGATGGGGTTAACAGGGAATACGGTTACAGAAACGCCGCATCTCGACCAGTTGGCGCAAGAAGGCGTTTTCTTTAGTCAGGCCTTTGTGACGAGCCCGATCTGTGGCCCCAGTCGTGCGAATATCTTCACTTCGCAATGGGAACGTAAGAACCGCATCGGTTTTACCAGTGTTTCGAATAATTATGTGTCGCAGGAGGCGTTTGAGAATAGCTTCTTGATGCAAATGAAGCAGGCGGGCTATTCGACTGCGTTCATCGGCAAGCACCATACGAAGATCGTGGATCGCAGTAATAAACCGCTGAAGAAGGCGATTGATTTCTGTTATTACGGGGAAGGGCACCTAGGGTTTCATCCTGCGAAAAAGCGTAAGATCTTCTCCAACCTCAAGCATGAGTCGCAGACTGAAGCCTTGTTTGAAGCGTTTCAGGCGTATTTGAATTCGGACAATGATTACGCTTATTTCTATGAAAATGCGGATGCATCGATCAAAGAGCAGTTGCAACCGCGTGATGCGGATAAGCCATTCTGTGCATGGATCAACTTGAACCTACCGCATCAATCGAGCTTGGGAGGGATGGGCTCTAAGCCAGGAGATCCTGAGTTTTACTCGACACGGTATAAGCAGAATCAGTTTCAGGTGCCAGAAGGCTATCCGAACAATTTAACGTTGCCTGCAAACGTCATTACTCGAGAGGAACAACCGGGATATTACAAATTTAATGAAAACTCGCTTCGAGGTTCTTTGCTCAAGACCGCGCGGGCAGTGTATGGCATCGATCAGATGGTCGGAAATCTACGGGCGATGCTGGAGGAGATGCACCTCGCCGAGAATACCATCATCGTGGTCTTTTCGGATAATGGCTTGCTCTACGGCGAGCATGGCTTGGGCGGGAAGACGATGCTTTACGAAGAGTCCGTGCATGTGCCTTTGATTGTCTATTCACCCTTTTTGCCGGAAGGAAAGCGCGGTCAACAACGCACGGATCTAGTGGTCGGGCAAGACATACCAGCGACACTCTTGGATATGGTCGGCATCGATGTGCCGAATACCTATCAGGGCGTCAGTATGGTGCCACTGATCGAAGGGCAGGAGGTCGATTGGCGTCAGGATGTATTCCTTGAGAATTTGTTCACCGATCAAGGCTACGCGCGGCAGGACTCGGTTCGCAGCGAGCGCTATAAATACATCCGTTACTACAGCAAGGAGGCAGATCGTAAGCAGTATCTGCCCGATGGTATCGCAGGTGAAGCGCCGATCTATGAAGAACTGTTTGACCTTGAGTCGGATCCGAAGGAGCTGCGCAATTTAGCGAGTAATCCTGAATTCGCCTCCATTTTACAAGCGCAGCGCGCACGCTGTGATGAATTAGTCACAGAACTGAAACGCTAG
- a CDS encoding sulfatase, with protein MNKIKKTLVAGFLAAACLPMLHAKVEQPNIIIFYVDDLGWQATQINDVDKPSPYETPNIVKLAESGMNFTQAYSPAPTCSPSRAAINSGQHPAKTRFTHVTLDNRKDVGKGERLLSPYLEGQFDRNHLTSADALKANGYRTGHTGKWHIGLSSASYGFDFVNEDRGIHRSVPDRTQGFATAEDPKYPLSQEKYPPFSAKKPEGISYPYDEVTESAIQFMAESGDQPFFLDLCHWMVHWPAMTRNGELLEYYCDKLGQQFPPKKGAMSLPGQNNPYFAAMVTSVDWSLGRIVDFLKKTDDPRNPGKKLIETTYIFFSSDNGGALRHGQETLSDNSPLKNGKTYAEEGGVRVPMVITGPGIAAGAQFDGMINQLDFFPTFLELTDSKIAAKDFAKLSGLDITPILMGESTQVLDAEGNEREFLFWHYPHNPIMTSAIRSGDFKLYKRYDSGEYELYRLYNDGQRNDFEEANDLAKNPEYASVVEQLSGLLEASLVANNAELPYLNPNYSKKTESAATVGKSSFKAGTRNARVSVQSGGPVVKEAWVIYCDGSKAEKHKRGSDKPVTAEFISGMRLPATVSKDGLKVSATIPESIEAYCFMLIDANGFMQYTDVVAAK; from the coding sequence ATGAACAAAATTAAAAAAACACTGGTCGCTGGTTTTCTAGCGGCTGCTTGCTTGCCGATGCTCCACGCGAAGGTCGAGCAGCCTAATATTATTATCTTCTACGTCGATGATCTCGGCTGGCAGGCGACTCAGATCAATGATGTGGATAAGCCAAGTCCGTATGAGACTCCGAATATTGTGAAACTTGCGGAGTCTGGTATGAATTTTACTCAGGCTTATTCGCCAGCTCCGACCTGTTCGCCATCGCGTGCCGCGATTAACTCCGGGCAACATCCCGCGAAAACACGATTCACCCATGTCACGCTGGATAACAGAAAAGATGTAGGGAAAGGCGAGCGCTTGCTTTCTCCTTATCTAGAAGGGCAGTTTGATCGAAATCACCTGACGAGCGCGGATGCGCTGAAGGCGAACGGCTACCGCACCGGACACACTGGAAAATGGCACATCGGCCTGTCATCGGCGAGTTATGGTTTTGATTTCGTCAACGAAGACCGTGGCATCCACCGCAGTGTCCCGGATCGCACCCAGGGCTTTGCGACGGCGGAAGATCCCAAGTATCCACTGAGTCAGGAAAAGTATCCGCCCTTCAGTGCAAAAAAACCGGAGGGTATTTCGTATCCCTACGATGAGGTCACTGAATCTGCCATTCAGTTTATGGCGGAGAGTGGGGATCAGCCGTTCTTTCTCGATCTCTGTCACTGGATGGTTCACTGGCCGGCGATGACGCGCAATGGCGAGCTACTTGAGTATTACTGCGATAAACTCGGCCAGCAGTTTCCACCGAAAAAGGGCGCGATGAGTCTGCCAGGGCAAAATAACCCATACTTTGCCGCGATGGTGACCAGCGTCGACTGGAGCCTGGGGCGCATTGTGGATTTCTTAAAGAAGACCGATGATCCTCGGAACCCTGGCAAGAAGCTGATCGAAACAACCTATATTTTCTTCAGCTCTGACAACGGTGGAGCCTTGAGGCACGGTCAAGAAACGCTCTCGGACAATTCGCCGCTGAAAAATGGCAAAACCTATGCAGAAGAAGGCGGCGTTCGGGTGCCTATGGTGATCACTGGTCCGGGCATTGCAGCAGGCGCTCAGTTTGATGGCATGATCAATCAGCTCGATTTCTTCCCGACCTTCTTGGAATTGACCGATTCTAAGATCGCCGCCAAAGATTTCGCGAAACTGAGTGGCTTGGATATCACACCCATATTGATGGGCGAAAGCACACAGGTTTTGGATGCTGAGGGCAACGAGCGCGAATTCCTTTTCTGGCACTACCCGCACAATCCGATCATGACATCCGCCATCCGTAGTGGAGATTTCAAGCTCTACAAACGATACGATTCTGGCGAATACGAGCTGTATCGTCTCTATAATGACGGTCAGCGCAATGACTTCGAAGAGGCGAACGACCTCGCGAAAAATCCAGAGTATGCATCGGTCGTCGAGCAACTCAGCGGATTGCTCGAAGCATCGCTGGTCGCGAATAACGCAGAGCTCCCGTATTTGAATCCAAATTACTCGAAAAAAACGGAATCCGCAGCCACGGTCGGCAAAAGCTCGTTCAAGGCGGGGACACGTAATGCACGGGTATCTGTCCAATCGGGTGGTCCAGTGGTGAAAGAGGCATGGGTGATCTATTGCGACGGTTCAAAGGCTGAGAAGCATAAACGCGGCAGCGACAAGCCAGTCACCGCTGAATTCATCTCAGGAATGCGCCTTCCAGCGACGGTCAGCAAAGATGGACTCAAGGTGAGCGCGACGATTCCAGAAAGTATCGAAGCTTACTGCTTCATGCTCATCGATGCCAATGGCTTCATGCAATATACCGACGTTGTCGCTGCGAAGTAG
- a CDS encoding PEP-CTERM sorting domain-containing protein (PEP-CTERM proteins occur, often in large numbers, in the proteomes of bacteria that also encode an exosortase, a predicted intramembrane cysteine proteinase. The presence of a PEP-CTERM domain at a protein's C-terminus predicts cleavage within the sorting domain, followed by covalent anchoring to some some component of the (usually Gram-negative) cell surface. Many PEP-CTERM proteins exhibit an unusual sequence composition that includes large numbers of potential glycosylation sites. Expression of one such protein has been shown restore the ability of a bacterium to form floc, a type of biofilm.) has translation MKKTFILAGAVLASTLSSQAAVVSLNNADAAGATVVGGTLGTLVAPGDGDVITSQSYTINDLALDGDALANDSVTITFDLSAFNSSGAANLNWDLIEYDINNTPFKTAGDGITFGTITLDGAQTTSEGAAISLNSAVFTEVTYRRWAAAEDEVTSIVGSSTNITNNIAGIVALNDTTFTTTHVSGGSWQIDNYDLAIDVTVVPEPGTYALLAGLTGLTYVMLRRRA, from the coding sequence ATGAAAAAAACATTCATTCTCGCAGGCGCAGTGCTTGCCTCCACTCTATCTTCACAGGCGGCGGTAGTCTCCCTCAACAATGCCGATGCCGCCGGTGCCACCGTGGTCGGCGGAACACTTGGCACTCTTGTTGCACCAGGTGATGGCGACGTTATTACTTCGCAAAGCTACACGATTAACGACCTGGCGCTTGATGGTGATGCTTTAGCCAACGATTCGGTTACGATCACTTTTGATCTTTCGGCTTTTAATTCTAGCGGCGCGGCTAATCTTAACTGGGATCTCATCGAATACGACATTAACAATACCCCTTTCAAAACTGCAGGGGATGGTATCACTTTTGGAACCATCACGCTCGATGGTGCACAAACAACTTCCGAAGGAGCTGCTATCTCATTGAATAGCGCAGTATTCACGGAAGTAACCTATAGACGCTGGGCTGCTGCAGAAGACGAAGTGACGTCAATTGTAGGTTCTTCTACCAACATTACCAATAATATAGCTGGCATAGTCGCTTTGAATGACACGACTTTCACCACAACGCACGTTTCTGGTGGATCTTGGCAAATTGATAACTATGATCTCGCTATTGATGTCACTGTCGTTCCAGAGCCAGGCACTTACGCACTGCTCGCTGGCCTCACTGGCCTGACTTACGTGATGCTTCGTCGCCGCGCTTAA